In a single window of the Pseudopipra pipra isolate bDixPip1 chromosome Z, bDixPip1.hap1, whole genome shotgun sequence genome:
- the LOC135406960 gene encoding E3 ubiquitin-protein ligase Topors-like produces MDLPHAQAPDAVAERPGTSSPPSQFLFARVRESQMAEEVSPGDGTSSPAASTNQVPQAVPPRDTENLMCPICMDTIKDQVSVSWCSHSFCFPCILRWSRNTAVCPICREPFQYLLRKVGDNNYEVYSIGHYISFVRTNRAQRARRGSAGRRRNRFTGRQQRSSSSRQRGTGRARTRERERSRSPRRHHRSHSRGQHARDYDSSSSRSQQQSWAEDTSTDTSSDEDHAERPEQDAPVRSRRSDRHQQRHQVSSREPRATRSRSRRTSHSPDGHRGR; encoded by the exons ATGGACCTGCCGCATGCCCAGGCTCCAGATGCTGTAGCTGAGAGGCCAGGAACCTCATCCCCACCTTCCCAATTCCTGTTTGCACGTGTCAGAGAG AGCCAGATGGCAGAGGAGGTCTCACCAGGAGATGGCACctcttcccctgctgccagcaccaaCCAGGTGCCCCAGGCTGTGCCTCCACGTGACACAGAGAACCTAATGTGCCCGATCTGCATGGACACCATTAAGGACCAAGTCTCTGTGAGCTGGTGCAGCCActctttttgctttccttgcaTACTGCGATGGTCCCGCAACACAGCTGTGTGCCCGATCTGCAGGGAGCCTTTCCAATACCTTCTCCGCAAGGTGGGAGACAATAATTATGAGGTGTACTCCATAGGGCACTACATCAGCTTTGTCAGGACTAATCGAGCACAGAGAGCTCGTCGCGGCTCTGCAGGAAGGAGGCGGAATCGCTTCACAGGCCGCCAGCAGCGCAGCTCTTCCAGCAGGCAGCGTGGCACTGGCCGCGCCAGGACCCGAGAGAGGGAACGAAGCAGGTCCCCGAGGCGGCACCACAGGAGCCACAGCAGGGGTCAGCACGCCCGGGACTACGACTCCTcgagcagcaggagccagcagcagagttGGGCTGAAGACACGTCTACTGACACCTCTAGTGATGAGGACCACGCTGAAAGGCCTGAGCAGGATGCCCCGGTCCGCTCGAGGAGGAGTGACCGGCATCAACAGAGACACCAGGTTTCCTCGCGGGAGCCCCGGGCAACAAGGAGCCGATCCCGGCGGACATCCCACAGTCCTGACGGTCACAGGGGCAGGTAG
- the LOC135406961 gene encoding probable splicing factor, arginine/serine-rich 7 has protein sequence MAEEVSPGDGTSSPAASTNQVPQAVPPRGSECPICLDIIKDQVSVSWCRHTFCFSCILKWSCIRPVCPNCQEPFQYLFRKVADNNYEVYYIRFDRPNRAQRARRGSAGRRRNRFTGRQQRSSSSRERGTGRARTRERERSRSPRRHHRSHSRGQHARDYDSSSSRSQQQSWAEDTSTDTSSDEDHAERPEQDAPVRSERSERRQRERGGSSRESRVARSRSQRRSRSPDRRRDR, from the coding sequence ATGGCAGAGGAGGTCTCACCAGGAGATGGCACctcttcccctgctgccagcaccaaCCAGGTGCCCCAGGCTGTGCCTCCACGTGGTTCTGAGTGCCCAATCTGCCTGGACATCATTAAGGACCAAGTCTCTGTGAGCTGGTGCAGACatactttctgcttttcttgcatACTAAAATGGTCTTGCATCAGACCTGTTTGCCCAAATTGCCAGGAGCCTTTCCAGTACCTCTTCCGCAAGGTGGCAGACAACAATTACGAGGTGTACTACATTAGGTTTGACAGGCCTAATCGAGCACAGAGAGCTCGTCGCGGCTCTGCAGGAAGGAGGCGGAATCGCTTCACAGGCCGCCAGCAGCgcagctcttccagcagggaGCGTGGCACTGGCCGCGCCAGGACCCGAGAGAGGGAACGAAGCAGGTCCCCGAGGCGGCACCACAGGAGCCACAGCAGGGGTCAGCACGCCCGGGACTACGACTCCTcgagcagcaggagccagcagcagagttGGGCTGAAGACACGTCTACTGACACCTCTAGTGATGAGGACCACGCTGAAAGGCCTGAACAGGATGCCCCGGTCCGCTCAGAGAGGAGCGAGCGCCGCCAGCGAGAACGAGGGGGTTCCTCCCGGGAATCACGGGTGGCAAGGAGCCGATCCCAGAGGAGGTCCCGCAGTCCTGACAGGCGCAGGGACAGGTAG